From the Catalinimonas alkaloidigena genome, the window GGAAAAACGGGTGCTCCGGCCCCACGGTGCGGAGGCCACAGGAAAGCTTGCCCTCTTCGTACGTGGCGACGTACCGTTGGCGTTTACCGGCTTTTTCGGCTTCCTGACGCATGTTTTCAAAGTGCGCGTCGTAGTTGGGCAGAAGCGTGAAGAAAGCGTCGACCGTGGCGGCTTCGCGGCAGTCTTCGGGCAGGAAGTTGTGAAGCACCACGTCCGACAGTTCCAGGTGCGAACCGGCTTCGCGGGCCAGAATCAGGATCTTCCGGGCCACGTCCACGCCATTCAGGTCAATGCGCGGATCGGGTTCGGAGTAGCCCAGCCGTTGTGCCGTTTTCACCACGTCGCTAAAGGCCACGCCTTCTTTGTGTTCGTTGAACAGGTAGTTGAGCGTGCCCGACAGAATAGCCTCGATTTTCAGAATGCGGTCGCCGCTCTGAATCAGGTCCTGGAGTGTGCCGATCACAGGCAGGCCCGCGCCCACGTTGGTTTCGTAGAGGAAGCGCACGCCGCGGCGGGAGGTCATCTGTTTCAGGCGCTGGTACCGGTCGTAGGGACCGGAGCAGGCAATTTTGTTGGGCGTCACGATCGAGATGCCGTGGCGTAGCGCCTCTTCGTACAACTCGACGATGGCGGCACTGCCCGTGCAGTCGATCAGAATGCTGTTGCTGAGGTTGAGGGCGTGCATTTCCCGCGCAAAGACGGCCGGATCGGTCGGCTGGCCGGAATCGTCGCCCTGTTCGGGCCACGACGCGAGGTCGAACCCGTCTTCGGCGAGCTGCATCCGGCGGCGGTTGGCGATGCCCACCACGCGAATGTCGAGGCCGTGGGCTTCGAGCAGGTGCGGACGCTGGGCGTGGAGCTGGTTCAGGAACGTGCCGCCCACCGTGCCCGTCCCGATCAGGAACAGGTTCAGGATTTTGATGTCGGAGAGGAAAAACGCTTCGTGGACTACGTTCAGCGCTTTGCGAATGTCGTCCTGTTCGATCACGCACGAGATGTTGTGCTCGGACGAACCCTGCGCAATGGCACGGACGTTGACGCCGTTTTTGCCCAGCACCGAGAACAGCCGCCCCGCCACGTTGGGCGTGTTGCGCATGTTTTCGCCGACGATGGCCAGGACGCTGAGGCCGTCTTCCACCAGAATCGGGTCGACCTGTCCGTAGGCCAGTTCCGTCTTAAATTCTTCCTGCAATCCCTGTTGGGCGCGTTCTGCGTCGGCCGGGGTGATGGCGACCGTGATCGAGTGCTCGGACGAGGCCTGCGTGATCAGAATGACGTTGACCTGATGGAGCGCCAGCGCGCTGAAGAAGCGCATCGCGATGCCCGTCACACCCACCATGCCGCTGCCTTTGAGCGACACCAGCACGATGTGGTCGATCGACGAAATGCCCTTGACGGCGCGTTGCTGGTCGTCCGAACGGTCGGTGATCAGCGTGCCCTCCGCTTCGGGACGGTGGGTGTTTTTGATGCGCAGTGGAATGTTGCGGGCCAGCACCGGTTGCACCGACGGTGGGTAGAGCACCTTCGCTCCGAAGTGGGAAAGTTCCAGCGCTTCGAGGTAAGAGAGGCGCGGCAGGGGGAACGTCCGGCGCACCTTGCGCGGGTCGGCGGTCATCATCCCGTCCACGTCGGTCCAGATTTCCAGCTCTACGTCGGGCAGCGCCGCCGCCACAATCGACGCGGTGTAGTCGGAGCCGCCGCGTCCCAGTGTGGTGGTTTCGCCTTCGCGGGTGGCGGCGATAAAACCGGGCATCACCACGACTTTGGCGTGCGACGGAATGGCCTCGGCAATGCGGGCGTTGGTCGCACCAAAATCGACGCGGGCGTTGTTGAAGTTCCGGTCCGTGACGATCAGGTTGCGGCTGTCGAGCCATTCGGTCGGCAGGCCCTGCGTGGCGAGGTACTGGCTGATGATGCGGCTGGAGAGGCGCTCGCCGAAGCTCATCACAAAATCGAGGCTCTTGGGCGTCAGTTCACGCACGAGATAAAGCCCTTGCAGCACGTCTTTCAGTTCGTGGAGCAGCCCGTGAATCGTCCGGGAAACCTCGTCGGCCTGGGGTGCATCGAACAACGCACGGATGCAGTTGTCGTGGCGTTGGGTGAGTTGTTCCCACTCCTGGAGGTAGCCTGCGTCGCCACTTACGGCCTGACGCGCCAGCCCGATCAGTTGATCGGTGACTTTCGACATCGCGGAGAGTACCACGACCACCGTCGAATTCTCCTGATATGCTTGTTGGACAATGCTTCCTACCTGTTTGATTTCCGAAGGACCCTGCACGGAAGTTCCTCCAAACTTGAGCACTTTCATCTTAACCAGTGACTGTTTCGCGACCGTCCACCGACGGTATGTTTATCTAAATGGAGGGCGAAATTGGGAAGAAATCGGAAGAATCCCGCGCCAATCACCGTATTTTATGCGGCAGGGTTTCCAAAGTGGCAACGCCAGTGTGTCCCTCAGTCCTGATCAGGGTCTTTTAAAAAGCTGAAAACGTTGTTTACCGATTCGGCCAGGGTCGGGTGGGCAAACATGCCTTCCTGGAGTTCGATGTAGGGTAATTTGCCGATCATGGCCACCTTCAGCATGGTAGCGAACTCGCCGCCTTCCGTGGCCAGAATAGCGGCGCCCAGCAGTTGTTTGCTGTCGGCATCGACCAGAATTTTGAACAACCCTTTGGGCTGCCCCGTCTCCTGCGCCCGCGCGGCGTAGGCGGCCGGCATCGTGGCGACCTGGTAGCGGATGCCTTTTTCTTTGACTTCTTTTTCGGACATGCCGACGCGGCCCAATTGCGGATCGGTAAACACCGTGTAGGTCAGGATGCGGTCTTGGGTGGTGCGCTGGCCGTGCTCAAACAGGCGGTTGCGTACGATGCGGTAATCGTCATAGGCGACGTGCGTAAAGGCCGGGCCACCTTTGATGTCGCCCAGCGCCCAGATGCCCGGTACGGCGGTTTCCAGCCGCTCGTTGACGGGGATGTAGCCTTTTTCGTCCAGCGTCAGGCCCGCGTTCTCGACCTGAAGGGCCTTCGAATTGGGGCGGTACCCTACGGCCAGCAACAGATGCGAGCCGGTCAGCCGCTCCGGCCCGTTGGGCGTGTTCAGCGTCGCTTCCAGGCCTTCGGGGTGGGGCTGTACGCGCTTGAGCTGGGTGTGTAGCGCTACGCGAATGCCCTCTTCTTCCAGAATCTGTTGCAGGCATTCGGCCACGTCGGGGTCTTCTTTGCCGAGAAGCTGGTCCGTCGCTTCGATAATCGTCACGTTGCTGCCCAGCCGCCGGAACAGTTGCCCGAACTCCAGGCCGATGTAGCCGCCGCCCAGCACAATCAGGTGGTGGGGCACTTCTTCCAGCTCCATGATGGACGTGGAATCGAGCGGCGTGATGGTGTCCAGCCCTTCCACAGGCGGATGCAGGGGAGAGGAACCGGTGTTGATGAAAATTTTGGGCGCATTGAGCCGTTGCGTTCCCCCGTCGGCCAGGGTTACCTCCAGCGTGTACTGGTCCACAAAGTGGGCTTCGCCCCGGACCAGCGTGATCTGATCGTTGCCTTCCAGCCCTTCCTGCGTGCTGTGGCGAAACTGATGGACAAGGGCATCTTTGCGCGCCTTGATCTTCTTCATGTTCACCCGGAAGTCGTCGACTTCGATGCCGTAGGCGCGGCTATGACGTACCTGGTGCGCCACTTTTCCGCTGGCAATCAGTGTTTTGGCCGGTGTGCATCCCCGGTTGATGCAACTGCCCCCCACAACGTCGCGCTCGACGATGGCCACGCGCTGGTGATGGGCCGCAAACGATTTGGCCAGGGGATTTCCGGCCTGGCCGGTACCGATGATGATGGCGTCGAACGACTGGGGAGCAGACATAAGTGGAGTTCAGGTTGGGTGTCGATGGATAGTAACGGCGGAGGCCGGAGAATTGTTGATCGAAATGCGGTCGGGGATGGCGCGCCGAAGTTTCTAAAGGCACACGCCAGCCGTCTGCCCGGGGCTACGGAATGGCCTGTGCCGGTTCGGGTGTTTTAACCTGTTGCAGGTTGCGAAGCCGCAGGTACACCAGCGTTCGGATCGTGGCGCAGGGCTGACCCTGGGCGTCCAGCGCCTGTACTTCGTGCCACTTCTGGAAACGTCCCTCGGTCTTCAGTGCCCGTTCTGCCTCGTGAACCTCCGCCTCGGTTACGGCAAAGCGGAGTCGTAGGTGCGTGTGTCCTGGGCGGTGGTAATCGATTTCGGCACTTTTCAGCCAGGCTTCCGTAGCAAGGCCCCGGTGGGCCATCAGCTGCCAGTAGAGAATGGCGTGGTACGGATCGGCGGCGCTGAAAATGGTACCTCCGAAAATGGTGCCCTGCAGGTTTTTATTGAATAACGACTTGCGTACCAGCACCTCCATCTGCTGGTAATCGGCCGAGAGGTAGGTAATGGCAATGCGGTTGAAGAACAGGGGCGGAAAACCGTTGAGCATCAGTCGGGTGAAACGCGCGGGTAACTTCATAGACGTTGGCGAGCGGTTTGGGAGGTTACAGGTTGAAAGGTTGCAGGTGTAGAAGGTTGATCGGTTGGCGGCGGTCGTGAGCGCAGGTGGAAGACCTTCGTACTCTGTACATTGACGTTGTTGTGCGTATCTCTTACCCACTACCTCTCTATTGCTTACGCGAACGCGCTGGTTCCGATGCGTTTCCCACCGAAAAAGCATTTGCGTAGGAACGCTTCCGAAGTGGCGCGACCGACACAAAAGAGATCTTCCCGGCACCGCCTAATTTTAACTCACCAGTTTTAGAAGTGCTTATGAAGATGGTGAACGCAAACTCCTGGAGTCGGTTTTGGATCTGTATCCTGTGTTGTCTGGCCTTTCGGGCCCATGCGCAAACTACCCCGTCGGGGGCGGTTGTGCGTATTCAAACCTTTTCAAAATCGGGTACGCTCCTGCGAGAGGGGGTCGGCGTTCTGACCGACGCACGCGGCACCGCCTTTACCCACCTGGACGTATTGCGCGAGGCCCAGAGTGCGAAGGTGTTCGTGGCCGACAGCCTCGAGTTGCCCCTCGAAGAGGTGCTGGCCGACGATCCGGCCTCGGGCCTGGTGCGCTTTCGGGTGGCCCTTCCGCGTGAGGTAGTGTTGAGTTTGCCGACGATTGCCACCGCCTCTGAAGATAACATCACGTCGTCGACGCGATCTTACGTCTTGTCGGACCGTACCGCACACCAGGCGGCCACGTCCGTAAAGCTGCACCGCGAAGTACCGGGATGGGGCGCCGTCTGGCTGTTGGGAGAACGCATTCCCGGCGATCAGGCCGGCAGTCCGTTACTCAACAGCAAAGGCGAAGTTGCCGCCCTCGCCACGGCCGGCTCCTATGCTGTGGACATTCGCCGGCAGGGCAGTATGGAAGCCCGAAAACTCTCGCTCGCCGACTGGAACAAGAAACTGGCGTATCAGCCCGATTACATTCCGGCCCTGGCTGCCTACGCCGCCGAAAACTGGCGGGAAACCATCGCCCTGATGAGCAAGGTCGTTACCGCCCGCCCGGCCGATGGGTGGCCGTATTATTACCGGGGCATGGCGTATGCCGCTCAGAACCAACACGCTCCGGCGGTAGAAGACCTGACCAAAGCCCTGAAAGCGGGTGTGACCGAACCGGCGCTGTACCTGGCGCGTGGCCGGGGCTACGTAGCTCAGAAAAAGGGCGAAGCGGCCATTGCCGACCTGACCAAAGCGCTGAACCATAACTTGGGCGATGCGGACATTTACGCCGAATTGGGCCGCTTGCAAGGCGAGCGCGAACAGTACGACGCAGCCGTCAGCGCCTACTCCGACGCCATTGCGCACGGCTACAAAGACGCCAGTGCCTATGCCCAACGCGGGAAAGCCTACTTCATGCTGAAACGCTACAAAGAAGCCAATGCCGATCTCGACGCGGCCATTCAGGGCGGCAAAGACGAGGCCGAGACCCGCTACTACCGGGGGCTGACGCACTACGCA encodes:
- the thrA gene encoding bifunctional aspartate kinase/homoserine dehydrogenase I produces the protein MKVLKFGGTSVQGPSEIKQVGSIVQQAYQENSTVVVVLSAMSKVTDQLIGLARQAVSGDAGYLQEWEQLTQRHDNCIRALFDAPQADEVSRTIHGLLHELKDVLQGLYLVRELTPKSLDFVMSFGERLSSRIISQYLATQGLPTEWLDSRNLIVTDRNFNNARVDFGATNARIAEAIPSHAKVVVMPGFIAATREGETTTLGRGGSDYTASIVAAALPDVELEIWTDVDGMMTADPRKVRRTFPLPRLSYLEALELSHFGAKVLYPPSVQPVLARNIPLRIKNTHRPEAEGTLITDRSDDQQRAVKGISSIDHIVLVSLKGSGMVGVTGIAMRFFSALALHQVNVILITQASSEHSITVAITPADAERAQQGLQEEFKTELAYGQVDPILVEDGLSVLAIVGENMRNTPNVAGRLFSVLGKNGVNVRAIAQGSSEHNISCVIEQDDIRKALNVVHEAFFLSDIKILNLFLIGTGTVGGTFLNQLHAQRPHLLEAHGLDIRVVGIANRRRMQLAEDGFDLASWPEQGDDSGQPTDPAVFAREMHALNLSNSILIDCTGSAAIVELYEEALRHGISIVTPNKIACSGPYDRYQRLKQMTSRRGVRFLYETNVGAGLPVIGTLQDLIQSGDRILKIEAILSGTLNYLFNEHKEGVAFSDVVKTAQRLGYSEPDPRIDLNGVDVARKILILAREAGSHLELSDVVLHNFLPEDCREAATVDAFFTLLPNYDAHFENMRQEAEKAGKRQRYVATYEEGKLSCGLRTVGPEHPFFQVEGNDNMVLFTTERYQERPLIVKGAGAGAEVTAAGVFADIIRAGNF
- a CDS encoding mercuric reductase, with protein sequence MSAPQSFDAIIIGTGQAGNPLAKSFAAHHQRVAIVERDVVGGSCINRGCTPAKTLIASGKVAHQVRHSRAYGIEVDDFRVNMKKIKARKDALVHQFRHSTQEGLEGNDQITLVRGEAHFVDQYTLEVTLADGGTQRLNAPKIFINTGSSPLHPPVEGLDTITPLDSTSIMELEEVPHHLIVLGGGYIGLEFGQLFRRLGSNVTIIEATDQLLGKEDPDVAECLQQILEEEGIRVALHTQLKRVQPHPEGLEATLNTPNGPERLTGSHLLLAVGYRPNSKALQVENAGLTLDEKGYIPVNERLETAVPGIWALGDIKGGPAFTHVAYDDYRIVRNRLFEHGQRTTQDRILTYTVFTDPQLGRVGMSEKEVKEKGIRYQVATMPAAYAARAQETGQPKGLFKILVDADSKQLLGAAILATEGGEFATMLKVAMIGKLPYIELQEGMFAHPTLAESVNNVFSFLKDPDQD
- a CDS encoding PaaI family thioesterase; protein product: MKLPARFTRLMLNGFPPLFFNRIAITYLSADYQQMEVLVRKSLFNKNLQGTIFGGTIFSAADPYHAILYWQLMAHRGLATEAWLKSAEIDYHRPGHTHLRLRFAVTEAEVHEAERALKTEGRFQKWHEVQALDAQGQPCATIRTLVYLRLRNLQQVKTPEPAQAIP